One stretch of Kogia breviceps isolate mKogBre1 chromosome 18, mKogBre1 haplotype 1, whole genome shotgun sequence DNA includes these proteins:
- the LOC131744566 gene encoding leukocyte immunoglobulin-like receptor subfamily A member 6 isoform X2, whose protein sequence is MTPSLTALLCLGLSVGLSAQGPAGAHSKPTLSALPSPVVTSGGNVTLQCGSRQGWDGFILTKEGEHKSSGILEAQLRLYGQTWALFSVGPVTPSHRWMFRCHGFNRDTPQVWSAPSDPLELLVPGVSGKPSLLTPQGPVVAFGQSLTLQCRSDVGYDRFALSQEGGQALRQRPGRQPPAGLSQADFPLGPVTSTHGGRYTCYGGHNLSSEWSAPSNPLDILVAGWFPGTPSLSVQPGPVVPSGENVTLLCQSGSKTETFLLSKEGAARPPLRLRSKSRGQHYQAEFSLSPVTSAHNGTYRCYSSLSSDPYLLSHASAPLELAVSESLASHPRDYTVENVTRMGVAGLILLGLGILLFQAQHGPGGTQDAATS, encoded by the exons ATGACCCCCAGCCTCACGGCCCTGCTCTGCCTCG GGCTGAGTGTGGGCCTGAGCGCCCAGGGGCCGGCAG gGGCCCACAGCAAACCCACGCTCTCAGCCCTGCCGAGCCCTGTGGTGACCTCGGGAGGGAACGTGACCCTCCAGTGTGGCTCACGGCAGGGCTGGGACGGGTTCATTCTGACTAAGGAAGGAGAACACAAGTCCTCCGGGATCCTGGAGGCACAGCTACGCCTCTATGGGCAGACCTGGGCCCTGTTCTCCGTGGGGCCCGTGACCCCCAGTCACAGGTGGATGTTCAGATGCCACGGCTTCAACAGGGACACCCCCCAGGTGTGGTCGGCCCCCAGTGACCCCCTGGAGCTCCTGGTCCCAG GTGTgtctgggaagccctccctcctGACCCCGCAGGGCCCTGTCGTGGCCTTTGGACAGAGCCTGACCCTCCAGTGTCGCTCAGACGTCGGCTATGACAGATTCGCTCTGTCCCAGGAGGGGGGACAGGCCCTCCGCCAGCGCCCTGGCCGGCAGCCCCCGGCTGGGCTCTCTCAGGCCGACTTCCCCCTGGGCCCAGTGACCTCCACCCACGGGGGCCGGTACACGTGCTACGGTGGACACAACCTCTCCTCCGAGTGGTCGGCCCCCAGTAACCCCCTGGACATCCTGGTGGCAG GATGGTTCCCTGGCACGCCCTCCCTCTCGGTGCAGCCGGGCCCTGTGGTGCCCTCAGGAGAGAACGTGACCCTACTGTGTCAGTCAGGGAGCAAAACGGAAACTTTCCTTCTGTCCAAGGAGGGGGCAGCCCGTCCCCCACTGCGTCTTAGATCTAAGTCCCGAGGTCAGCATTACCAGGCCGAATTCTCCCTGAGTCCCGTGACCTCAGCCCACAATGGGACCTACAGGTGCTACAGCTCACTCAGCAGTGACCCCTACCTGCTGTCACACGCCAGTGCCCCCCTGGAGCTCGCGGTCTCAG AATCCCTGGCCTCACACCCCCGAGACTACACAGTGGAGAATGTCACCCGGATGGGCGTGGCCGGCTTGATCCTTCTGGGCCTCGGGATTCTGCTCTTTCAGGCTCAACACGGCCCAGGAGGGACCCAAGATGCAGCCACGAGCTGA
- the LOC131744566 gene encoding leukocyte immunoglobulin-like receptor subfamily A member 6 isoform X3, which translates to MTPSLTALLCLGLSVGLSAQGPAGTLPKPTIWAEPGAVIPWGSPVTIWCQGTPGAWEFRLHKEGSSARRDTQSPLEPGDKGKFSIPHMTQSDAGRYHCYYLSRSVWSGRSDPLELVVTGAHSKPTLSALPSPVVTSGGNVTLQCGSRQGWDGFILTKEGEHKSSGILEAQLRLYGQTWALFSVGPVTPSHRWMFRCHGFNRDTPQVWSAPSDPLELLVPGVSGKPSLLTPQGPVVAFGQSLTLQCRSDVGYDRFALSQEGGQALRQRPGRQPPAGLSQADFPLGPVTSTHGGRYTCYGGHNLSSEWSAPSNPLDILVAESLASHPRDYTVENVTRMGVAGLILLGLGILLFQAQHGPGGTQDAATS; encoded by the exons ATGACCCCCAGCCTCACGGCCCTGCTCTGCCTCG GGCTGAGTGTGGGCCTGAGCGCCCAGGGGCCGGCAGG GACCCTCCCCAAACCCACCATCTGGGCTGAGCCAGGCGCTGTGATCCCCTGGGGGAGCCCCGTGACCATCTGGTGTCAGGGGACCCCGGGGGCCTGGGAGTTCCGTCTGCATAAAGAGGGAAGCTCAGCTCGCAGGGACACACAGAGCCCACTGGAGCCCGGGGACAAGGGCAAGTTCTCCATCCCACACATGACACAGTCTGACGCAGGGAGATATCACTGTTACTATCTCAGCCGCAGTGTCTGGTCAGGGCGTAGTGACCCCCTGGAGCTGGTGGTGACAG gGGCCCACAGCAAACCCACGCTCTCAGCCCTGCCGAGCCCTGTGGTGACCTCGGGAGGGAACGTGACCCTCCAGTGTGGCTCACGGCAGGGCTGGGACGGGTTCATTCTGACTAAGGAAGGAGAACACAAGTCCTCCGGGATCCTGGAGGCACAGCTACGCCTCTATGGGCAGACCTGGGCCCTGTTCTCCGTGGGGCCCGTGACCCCCAGTCACAGGTGGATGTTCAGATGCCACGGCTTCAACAGGGACACCCCCCAGGTGTGGTCGGCCCCCAGTGACCCCCTGGAGCTCCTGGTCCCAG GTGTgtctgggaagccctccctcctGACCCCGCAGGGCCCTGTCGTGGCCTTTGGACAGAGCCTGACCCTCCAGTGTCGCTCAGACGTCGGCTATGACAGATTCGCTCTGTCCCAGGAGGGGGGACAGGCCCTCCGCCAGCGCCCTGGCCGGCAGCCCCCGGCTGGGCTCTCTCAGGCCGACTTCCCCCTGGGCCCAGTGACCTCCACCCACGGGGGCCGGTACACGTGCTACGGTGGACACAACCTCTCCTCCGAGTGGTCGGCCCCCAGTAACCCCCTGGACATCCTGGTGGCAG AATCCCTGGCCTCACACCCCCGAGACTACACAGTGGAGAATGTCACCCGGATGGGCGTGGCCGGCTTGATCCTTCTGGGCCTCGGGATTCTGCTCTTTCAGGCTCAACACGGCCCAGGAGGGACCCAAGATGCAGCCACGAGCTGA
- the LOC131744566 gene encoding leukocyte immunoglobulin-like receptor subfamily A member 6 isoform X1 yields MTPSLTALLCLGLSVGLSAQGPAGTLPKPTIWAEPGAVIPWGSPVTIWCQGTPGAWEFRLHKEGSSARRDTQSPLEPGDKGKFSIPHMTQSDAGRYHCYYLSRSVWSGRSDPLELVVTGAHSKPTLSALPSPVVTSGGNVTLQCGSRQGWDGFILTKEGEHKSSGILEAQLRLYGQTWALFSVGPVTPSHRWMFRCHGFNRDTPQVWSAPSDPLELLVPGVSGKPSLLTPQGPVVAFGQSLTLQCRSDVGYDRFALSQEGGQALRQRPGRQPPAGLSQADFPLGPVTSTHGGRYTCYGGHNLSSEWSAPSNPLDILVAGWFPGTPSLSVQPGPVVPSGENVTLLCQSGSKTETFLLSKEGAARPPLRLRSKSRGQHYQAEFSLSPVTSAHNGTYRCYSSLSSDPYLLSHASAPLELAVSESLASHPRDYTVENVTRMGVAGLILLGLGILLFQAQHGPGGTQDAATS; encoded by the exons ATGACCCCCAGCCTCACGGCCCTGCTCTGCCTCG GGCTGAGTGTGGGCCTGAGCGCCCAGGGGCCGGCAGG GACCCTCCCCAAACCCACCATCTGGGCTGAGCCAGGCGCTGTGATCCCCTGGGGGAGCCCCGTGACCATCTGGTGTCAGGGGACCCCGGGGGCCTGGGAGTTCCGTCTGCATAAAGAGGGAAGCTCAGCTCGCAGGGACACACAGAGCCCACTGGAGCCCGGGGACAAGGGCAAGTTCTCCATCCCACACATGACACAGTCTGACGCAGGGAGATATCACTGTTACTATCTCAGCCGCAGTGTCTGGTCAGGGCGTAGTGACCCCCTGGAGCTGGTGGTGACAG gGGCCCACAGCAAACCCACGCTCTCAGCCCTGCCGAGCCCTGTGGTGACCTCGGGAGGGAACGTGACCCTCCAGTGTGGCTCACGGCAGGGCTGGGACGGGTTCATTCTGACTAAGGAAGGAGAACACAAGTCCTCCGGGATCCTGGAGGCACAGCTACGCCTCTATGGGCAGACCTGGGCCCTGTTCTCCGTGGGGCCCGTGACCCCCAGTCACAGGTGGATGTTCAGATGCCACGGCTTCAACAGGGACACCCCCCAGGTGTGGTCGGCCCCCAGTGACCCCCTGGAGCTCCTGGTCCCAG GTGTgtctgggaagccctccctcctGACCCCGCAGGGCCCTGTCGTGGCCTTTGGACAGAGCCTGACCCTCCAGTGTCGCTCAGACGTCGGCTATGACAGATTCGCTCTGTCCCAGGAGGGGGGACAGGCCCTCCGCCAGCGCCCTGGCCGGCAGCCCCCGGCTGGGCTCTCTCAGGCCGACTTCCCCCTGGGCCCAGTGACCTCCACCCACGGGGGCCGGTACACGTGCTACGGTGGACACAACCTCTCCTCCGAGTGGTCGGCCCCCAGTAACCCCCTGGACATCCTGGTGGCAG GATGGTTCCCTGGCACGCCCTCCCTCTCGGTGCAGCCGGGCCCTGTGGTGCCCTCAGGAGAGAACGTGACCCTACTGTGTCAGTCAGGGAGCAAAACGGAAACTTTCCTTCTGTCCAAGGAGGGGGCAGCCCGTCCCCCACTGCGTCTTAGATCTAAGTCCCGAGGTCAGCATTACCAGGCCGAATTCTCCCTGAGTCCCGTGACCTCAGCCCACAATGGGACCTACAGGTGCTACAGCTCACTCAGCAGTGACCCCTACCTGCTGTCACACGCCAGTGCCCCCCTGGAGCTCGCGGTCTCAG AATCCCTGGCCTCACACCCCCGAGACTACACAGTGGAGAATGTCACCCGGATGGGCGTGGCCGGCTTGATCCTTCTGGGCCTCGGGATTCTGCTCTTTCAGGCTCAACACGGCCCAGGAGGGACCCAAGATGCAGCCACGAGCTGA
- the LOC136793022 gene encoding leukocyte-associated immunoglobulin-like receptor 1 — protein sequence MSAAPTTLLSLGSPPRRSIRAEPGAVRPQGRPVTVVCRGPAGAEEFRLERKENRSDFQDEKAVSQIAPQQTEARFRLTALSRDAAQQYQCLYRRGDRWSEPSDALELEVTGEEVSAPPSGLPQVPGPCPQLCPPSTGSAAPS from the exons atGTCCGCCGCTCCCACCACCCTGCTGAGCCTGG GGTCCCCGCCCAGGCGCTCCATCAGGGCTGAGCCCGGCGCTGTAAGACCCCAGGGGCGGCCTGTGACCGTTGTGTGCAGAGGCCCTGCTGGGGCTGAGGAATTCCGtctggagaggaaggaaaatagGAGTGACTTCCAGGATGAGAAAGCTGTGTCTCAGATTGCGCCACAGCAGACAGAGGCCAGATTCCGCCTCACCGCTCTGAGTAGAGACGCTGCGCAGCAGTATCAGTGCCTCTATCGAAGAGGTGATCGGTGGTCTGAGCCCAGTGACGCCCTGGAGCTGGAGGTGACAGGTGAGGAGGTCTCTGCTCCGCCCTCAGGTTTGCCCCAGGTCCCTGGACCCTGTCCCCAGCTGTGTCCTCCGTCCACAGGCTCCGCTGCCCCCTCCTGA